In Pseudomonas fluorescens, one genomic interval encodes:
- a CDS encoding short-chain dehydrogenase produces the protein MTVLKEPPSPHEFYISYPLYQGFTFAKEQSQAGWDIAYSREPIDTYCPECNAHSIFRQHINGGISHNPEAWVGDGRFVVVLKCSRDANHELFFLFKVEDRTMQKIGQHPSLANLNTYDVRQYAAVLDKEDFKELNKAIGLAAHGVGVGSFVYLRRIFENLVDSAYQNAKKDDGWDDDAYRNGRMADRIQLLAGYLPDFLVENRSMYKILSQGLHELTEEECLAAFPILKMGIELVLDEQLAAKAKQQKLEQAKKAIHVLVSKASADK, from the coding sequence ATGACCGTTCTCAAAGAGCCGCCGAGCCCACATGAGTTCTACATCTCATACCCTCTGTACCAAGGATTCACCTTTGCTAAGGAGCAGAGTCAAGCGGGATGGGACATTGCGTACTCCCGAGAGCCCATAGACACATACTGCCCCGAATGTAATGCGCACAGTATTTTCCGCCAGCACATCAACGGGGGCATTTCTCATAATCCTGAAGCGTGGGTGGGGGATGGCCGTTTTGTTGTCGTGCTCAAATGTTCTAGGGACGCTAATCACGAGTTGTTCTTCCTGTTCAAGGTGGAAGACAGGACGATGCAGAAAATTGGACAGCACCCATCCCTTGCAAACCTGAATACCTACGATGTACGCCAGTATGCTGCTGTGCTGGATAAGGAAGATTTCAAAGAGCTCAACAAAGCCATCGGCTTGGCAGCTCATGGTGTAGGGGTGGGCTCATTTGTCTACTTACGGCGAATCTTTGAGAACCTTGTAGATTCTGCCTACCAGAACGCGAAAAAGGATGATGGCTGGGATGATGACGCTTACCGCAATGGGCGTATGGCTGATCGGATACAACTGCTTGCAGGCTACCTCCCTGATTTCCTTGTCGAGAACCGTTCGATGTACAAAATTCTCAGCCAAGGCTTGCATGAGCTGACTGAGGAAGAGTGCCTAGCAGCGTTTCCCATCCTTAAAATGGGGATCGAATTAGTGCTTGACGAGCAGTTAGCGGCTAAGGCCAAGCAGCAAAAGTTAGAGCAGGCAAAAAAGGCTATTCACGTTCTCGTCAGCAAAGCGAGTGCTGATAAGTAG
- a CDS encoding type II toxin-antitoxin system HicB family antitoxin, with the protein MNVMNYNGYAARIEYSDEDGLFVGHIAGIKDVVGFHGESVKELRSAFEEAVTDYLETCAKLGRAPQKPYSGNLSLRLAPALHATVAVKAQLAQKSINQWVADVLDREAHA; encoded by the coding sequence ATGAACGTGATGAATTACAACGGGTATGCAGCCCGAATTGAATACAGTGATGAAGACGGTCTTTTTGTTGGTCATATCGCTGGGATCAAGGACGTTGTAGGTTTTCATGGCGAATCTGTAAAAGAGCTTCGGTCAGCGTTCGAAGAGGCTGTTACTGACTATCTGGAGACTTGCGCAAAACTGGGCCGTGCTCCTCAAAAGCCTTATTCGGGCAATCTCAGTCTGCGTTTGGCGCCAGCTCTTCATGCGACTGTTGCCGTAAAAGCGCAATTGGCTCAAAAAAGCATTAATCAGTGGGTTGCGGATGTTCTTGACCGAGAGGCCCATGCCTAG
- a CDS encoding YegP family protein: MYFEIYRQSRGTPSTGKGQWRWRLRAGNHETIASGESYVNKADCLHVIELIKGVQGETPVKEI, encoded by the coding sequence ATGTATTTCGAGATCTACAGGCAATCCCGAGGCACCCCGAGCACCGGCAAAGGCCAATGGCGCTGGAGACTGCGGGCGGGGAACCACGAGACGATTGCCAGTGGCGAGTCGTATGTGAACAAGGCCGATTGTTTACACGTGATCGAGTTGATCAAGGGTGTGCAGGGGGAGACGCCGGTGAAGGAAATCTGA
- a CDS encoding glycosyltransferase family 2 protein — translation MTEHGTAQATRVRLSLVVPVFNEEDSLDAFILRIDEVFQHQASIALELVFINDGSTDATLERLLDRQRHDSRLRIVDLSRNFGKEAALSAGLQIATGQIVVPIDADLQDPPEVILQMIERWREGYEVVLGHRVSRRSDTWAKQTSAHWFYRLHNKIAEQPLPENVGDFRLMDRCVVDALLTLPESRRFMKGLFAWVGFRTTHVDYERPERVAGQSKFNGWRLWNFALEGITSFSTEPLRIWTYIGAAVSLVSFAFAIFIVLRTLIHGVDMPGYASLMVAVTFLGGLQLIGIGVLGEYLGRTYIESKRRPVFLVRRVYDPKD, via the coding sequence TTGACTGAGCATGGAACGGCACAGGCCACACGGGTCAGGTTATCGCTGGTTGTCCCGGTTTTTAACGAGGAGGACAGTCTCGACGCGTTCATTCTGCGCATCGATGAAGTCTTCCAGCACCAAGCCTCAATTGCTTTGGAGCTGGTGTTCATCAACGACGGTAGCACTGATGCCACACTTGAGCGGCTGTTGGATCGTCAGCGGCACGACTCGCGGCTGCGCATCGTCGATCTGAGCCGTAACTTCGGCAAAGAGGCGGCGTTGTCTGCGGGATTGCAAATCGCCACCGGGCAGATTGTGGTGCCTATCGATGCCGATCTGCAGGATCCACCCGAAGTCATTCTGCAAATGATCGAGCGATGGCGCGAGGGCTATGAAGTGGTGCTCGGTCATCGCGTTAGCCGCCGCAGCGACACCTGGGCCAAGCAGACGTCGGCGCATTGGTTTTACCGCCTGCACAACAAGATCGCCGAGCAACCGCTGCCGGAAAACGTCGGCGATTTCCGCCTGATGGACCGTTGTGTAGTCGATGCCTTGCTGACTTTGCCCGAGTCCCGGCGCTTCATGAAGGGCCTGTTCGCCTGGGTCGGTTTTCGGACTACCCACGTTGATTACGAGCGGCCCGAGCGCGTGGCGGGGCAGAGCAAATTCAACGGCTGGCGGCTGTGGAATTTTGCCCTGGAAGGCATCACCAGTTTCAGTACCGAACCGTTACGGATCTGGACTTACATCGGCGCCGCGGTGTCGCTGGTGTCCTTCGCCTTTGCCATTTTTATCGTGTTGCGCACGCTGATCCACGGCGTCGACATGCCCGGTTATGCCTCGCTGATGGTGGCCGTGACGTTCCTCGGTGGCCTGCAATTGATTGGCATCGGCGTACTCGGCGAGTACCTCGGCCGCACTTATATCGAATCCAAACGCCGGCCGGTTTTTCTGGTGCGTCGCGTCTACGACCCCAAGGACTGA
- a CDS encoding class I SAM-dependent methyltransferase: protein MDLKETDILGDSIGEHWYYCSKAAATRRLLGDVPITRILDVGAGSGFFSHHLLTQTAAQEAWCVDISYPADSDATTAGKPVHYRRDIDAIDADLVLLMDVLEHVDDDLGLLKAYVDKVPSGSRFLMTVPAFQFLWSGHDDFLEHKRRYTLPQFETLARDAGLSVQRGAYYFGAVFPIAAALRLLPKGPQAAAPQSQLKRHHPLVNGLLKTLCSLELPLMSHNRLAGLSVFVLAQKP, encoded by the coding sequence ATGGATCTCAAGGAAACCGATATCCTCGGCGACAGCATCGGTGAGCATTGGTATTACTGCTCCAAAGCGGCGGCGACTCGTCGTCTGCTCGGTGATGTACCGATCACGCGGATTCTCGACGTGGGCGCCGGTTCCGGGTTTTTCTCGCACCATTTATTGACCCAAACCGCGGCGCAAGAGGCGTGGTGCGTCGACATCAGTTACCCCGCCGACTCCGATGCGACCACCGCCGGCAAACCGGTGCATTACCGCCGCGATATCGACGCCATCGACGCCGATCTGGTGCTGCTCATGGATGTGCTGGAGCATGTCGACGATGACCTCGGTCTGCTCAAGGCTTACGTTGACAAGGTGCCGTCCGGCAGCCGTTTCCTGATGACCGTGCCGGCGTTTCAGTTCCTGTGGAGCGGTCACGACGACTTCCTCGAACACAAGCGCCGCTACACCCTGCCGCAGTTTGAAACCCTGGCCCGTGATGCCGGTTTGAGCGTGCAGCGCGGTGCCTACTATTTCGGCGCGGTGTTTCCGATCGCGGCGGCGTTGCGTTTGCTGCCCAAAGGGCCGCAGGCCGCAGCGCCGCAGTCTCAGCTCAAACGCCATCATCCCTTGGTCAACGGCTTGCTCAAGACGCTGTGCAGCCTCGAACTGCCGCTGATGAGCCACAACCGTCTGGCCGGGCTGAGCGTGTTCGTGCTGGCGCAAAAACCGTGA
- a CDS encoding GtrA family protein, whose product MTSVERKTLIQRGLRFAMTGLFVTALHALVAVLFINFVAPQPPLANGVAFAVATVVSYVINTTWSFSARLHGRTLLRFLSVSACGFLLAMFVAWAAQVAGLNYLLGIVAVALTIPAFTFVLHNFWTYR is encoded by the coding sequence GTGACTTCAGTTGAAAGGAAAACGCTGATCCAGCGCGGTCTGCGTTTTGCCATGACCGGTCTGTTCGTCACCGCGCTGCATGCGCTGGTGGCTGTGCTGTTCATCAATTTCGTTGCGCCGCAACCGCCGCTGGCCAACGGTGTGGCGTTTGCCGTGGCGACGGTGGTGTCTTACGTGATCAACACCACCTGGAGTTTCTCCGCCCGATTGCACGGCAGAACATTGCTGCGATTTTTATCGGTATCGGCGTGCGGTTTTCTGTTGGCGATGTTTGTCGCCTGGGCCGCGCAGGTGGCCGGGTTGAATTATCTGTTGGGCATTGTCGCGGTGGCGCTGACGATTCCGGCATTCACGTTTGTCTTGCACAACTTCTGGACGTATCGATGA